A region of Solanum dulcamara chromosome 7, daSolDulc1.2, whole genome shotgun sequence DNA encodes the following proteins:
- the LOC129894762 gene encoding uncharacterized protein LOC129894762 → MYHDLKCLYWWDDMKKDIAEFVAQCPNCQQVKVEHPKPRGLLQEMDIPTWKWDMAPYESLYGRKCRSPIGWFEVGETNMISPDMIQEVVDKVKLIQDRLLVAQSQQKSYTDNRYRHLEFQVGDWAFLKVSPMKYVMRFGRKGKLSPRYIGPYQIVHRVGQVAYELELLANLEAVHPVFHVSILRKCIGDPYRVFPIDDVQVTGELSYEY, encoded by the exons atgtatcatgacctcaaatgCTTGTACTGGTGggatgacatgaagaaggatatagcagaATTTGTTGCtcagtgtccaaattgtcaacaagttaaggtCGAACACCCGAAGCCTAGAGGACTATTACAAGAGATGGATATTCCGACCTGGAAGTGGGAT atggcaccgtatgaaTCTTTGTATGGGAGGAAGTGCAGATCACCTATTGGCTGGTTTGAGGTCGGTGAGACCAATATGATAAGCCCAGATATGATTCAGGAGGTTgttgataaagtgaagctcattcagGATAGATTATTGGTAGCCCAGAGTCAACAAAAatcatatacagataatcgatatCGACACTTAGAGTTTCAGGTTGGTGACTGGGCATTCCTGAAGGTGTCTCCCATGAAAtatgttatgagatttggcagGAAAGGGAAGTTAAGCCCGAGATATATTGGGCCTTATCAGATAGTCCATAGGGTAGGccaggttgcctatgagttagaacTTCTAGCCAATTTGGAAGCAGTGCATCCAGTCTTTCACGTGTCAATACTTCGCAAATGCATAGGCGATCCTTACAGAGTATTccccatagatgatgtccaagtGACAGGGGAATTATCCTATGAGTATTAG